The sequence CAATTTTATTAGTTTGGCAAGCTTTGAAAACAACTATCGAATTTTTTTGGAGTTTTTTAAGAGCTCACTACCCGTCTCTTGGTAGTCTATGTTTATCTCAGAGTTCTATTTTCCTCTCTCTAATTTTCGTTTGCTGTTTTTCTAAATTCAATTGGAGATTTTCCAGTTTGTATTCTAAAAAAACGCACAAAATAAGATTGGTCTTCATAACCAAGTTGGGCAGCAATTTCCTTTATAGTGAGGTCGGTATTGACAAGCAATTTCTTTGCCTGAAGTATAATCCTGTTTTTGATAATGGTATTAGGCGATGTTCCTTTTTCATCTACAATTTTTCTGTACAAAGTTTTGGGACTGATATAAAGTAGTTCCGCATATTGTGCAACACCATGATATCGATAATAATTTTCTTCAACCAAATGGCTGAATTTTCGCGTTACCGCATCCTCTATTGTTCCCAATCCTTTTTGTTCAGGCGACCTAGCAAGCCACGCTCTACTTGCTGTGATGATCAACTCTTTCAATTTTGTTCTTGTCATTTCTTCTGTCCAGTAATCATCTTTATTCAATTCCTCCTTTATCTCGTCAGCAATCCTGCTGAACGATCTATTTTCGTTATCAGTTAATGTAATGTACGGTGTTTCAAAAACATTGTTGAACAGAATTCCGTCACAAGTCAGCTCTTTGTCGTGGAAGGCAATACAGTAAAACTCGGGATTGAAATAAATCAGTGCCCCTTTACTATTATCCTCAACTTGGAAATGTTGTCCCACACTAAAAAAAAATAAAGTATCCTGTTCTGTTTTATACTCAACAAAATCAGTAATTACGGAACTTCCCGCTTGTGCGTAAAGAACGATGTAGCAGTCGTTCGATTTTCGGCATGGCAGCGAAAAACCATCCGCAGGACTAGTGGTGTCAAAATCTAAATAACCGATTTTCTTGCTTCCAAATGATTTTAAAATTTCCATAAATAGATACTAATATTATTTCGATTGAGATATACAAAAATACTTTATTTGCCACTAATGGCTCGTTCGGTTCATAGATAAAAAAAGGACGGTAAAGCTTTAAAACCCACCGTCCTTTTTCAAATTTTAAAAGGATTTACTTTCCCCAAAACTCGTCTTCAGCAGATTGGTCTTCAGAAAACAACCAAACCTGTACAATTTTTTCATCCACCACTTCAAACAGATCAACACCATTCATATCCACTGTTCTTTCTCCAATTTTACCGCTAAAACGTGTTGGAAATGAAACTAAATTCCCGTTAGTCATCAAAGCACCAGTAGGATTGATAACCAATGAACCTTGTGTGGCTCCCATCATATCGCCAAGCATTTTGCCAATGGCTTCAAGTCCTTCTTTAGTTCCGGCAAACTGATGATTTCCTGGTTGGTGCCATTTTGCGTCTGGACTAAAATGTGAAAAGGCGGTAGGAATGTCTCCTTGCGAAAGGGCTACTGAATAAGCTGTTACTACTTCTATTGCTGTCATAATATTTGGTTTTAAAATTTCTAATTATTAATACTTTTTTTATTTTCCGAAAAATTCATCATCTACTGACTGGTCATCTGAGAATGTCCAAACGTGAATGATTTTCCCATCTTTTACTTCGAAAAGATCAAGACCGCCCAGATCCATAATTTTAGTTTCTGTTTTAGCGGTAAACCAAACGGGAACTGCTATCAGATTTCCACTTTCCAACATTGCTCCATTTGGTCTAACCTGCATATTTCCAGATGTATGTCTCATTATACCTTGAAACATTTCGATAATTTCATTGAGATTATTCTTCAATCCTGCAAACTGATTGTCTCCCGGCTGACACCACTTGGTGTCTGGAGTAAATGATGAAAGTGCTTTTTCTAATTCACCTTTGCCTAATGCCTCAAAGTATGAGGCAACAACTTCTTTCGCTTTCATATATAGTTTGTTTATTTGATAAAATAATTTTTATTCTCTTTTGCCCATTCCGCTAAAGAAGTCATTTTTACAGGAAGCGTTTCCAGTATTTCGTTCATTTGAGGATTGAATTTTGAAGGATATTCCGATGCGTTTTGAAGCATTTCGTAATAAGCTGCAACGCTGTTTGCTCCTGCTTCACCCACCATTGGTTTTAATATATCGCCAAATTCTTTCGGCTTCTGCGGATAATAAACGATTTCTTCGCCTGTACCTTTAGAAAACGCTGTAGCCAAATCATTGCCTTTTAAATTTTCTAACCCGCTGATCTTAAAACTATCTGCTTTTAAATTTTCATTATAAATAGCTTCAACCACAAAAGCACTCACATCTCTGGAAGCTATCCAACCAATGGGCATGGCCTCTGGCGTAGGATAAGCTAATTTTTTCTCATTTGTTATGAAAGGGGCACAAAATGGTCCCATCATATTTTCCATATAGATAGTTGGTTCGATGATTACATAATCCACACCGCTATTTTTTAAATAATCCAGAACGTCCAATTTCACATCATCTACCGGAGAACCTATTTTTTGAGTTTCTAACCAGCCACTTGTATTCCAAACAATTTTTTTTACGCCATTTGCTTTTGCTGCGTCAATTACATTTTTGGAATATTGAAAACCATCAGAAGGATTGGGAAGCGATACAGGTATCATAAACGCTATAGCATCAACACCTTTAGTGATTTCATTAATTTTATCGGCATCAGCTAAATTTGCCAAAACCGGCGTTGCTCCTGCCTGAGTCAACTTTTCAAAACTATTTTCTGAGCTTGTCGCAGCAATTACTTCTGCACCCTTTTTCTTTGCTTCGCCTATCACGTTGAATTGTTGCGAGCCCGTAGCTCCAAATACTAATATTCTCATTTTTCTATTTTTATGTTTAATTATTAAAATGTGTATGATTGTCCATCTTCAGGAACGTTCACTTTATCGGTTATTCCTTTTCCGGAAAGAAAATCTTTTAATTCTTTTCGTGTAAGCGTATTGTGGTTTACACCTTCCATGTGACTTACAACAATTGTGGCATTCGGAATCGCCTTATGGACTTCGTTAATGTCATTTTTATTCATAATGACCTGTCCACCGAAAGCAAATTGGTTGTCGCCACCGTTTAATACAATTATTTCTGGTTGGTGTTTATCAAGGGCTTCTTGGACGCCTTCGTACCAAACGGTATCGGCGGCTATGTACAAGGTTTTTTCTGTTGGGTGTTTTAGTACTAAGCCGCAAACACATCCTGCAATTTTCAAAATATAGCCCTTCCCGTGTTGGGCTTTTGTTCTGCTCAGCCTTATATCTCCAAATGAAGAATTTTCACCAAGAACTTCAACATTAGAAAAACCTGATTTTTCTATTTTCAATTTATCGCTGTGATCCTGAACAAATATTTTAATTCCTTTAGGCAAAATACGAACAGCTTCTTTATCCCAATGGTCTGGATGCAGGTGGCTCACAAACACAAAGTCTACATCTTTGATGATTTCTTCTTTAGCAAAAGGTAAATCGTTTAAAGGGTTCTTTTTGAAAGTCCAATTTTTAGCCGGAATAAACGCAGGCAATGTTCCTTTACTAGATAACATTGGGTCAATTAAGATTTTCTTTCCTGCATATTCGACAATTAGCGTGGCATTTCGTATTTGTTGAATTTTCATTTATTCTATTTTTAAACTTGTACAAAGTTAAACTATTACTTACCTTTGTACAAGTACTTACAATGTGGTTAGGTACTTACCAAACGGTTAGAATTATTGAATATCAATGGAAAAAAACTTAAAAATAAATCCGGCTTGCGATGAGAGATGTCCGGTAAGAGCATCTTTAACTTTGTTAAGCGGTAAATGGACATTAATGATATTGTTCCAAATTAACGAAAATACGGTGCGATATGGCGAGTTGAAAAGAGCGGTTGTAGGCATCAGTGAAAAAATGCTGATACAAGAATTGAATATGCTTGTAGAACATAAGCTCGTCACCAAAAAAGTCTATCCCCAAATTCCTCCTAAAGTGGAATATCAGTTGACAGAATTGGGATTGAAAACTTTACCAATCGTAGATAAGCTGGCTGAGTTCGGGCTGGAAAATTTAGTTTAACAATGCGTTAAAACTAACGTTGTCGTTCAAGTAAATTATTCCGAATTAGCACGAAAGGAATCTTCTAATAATCATTATTTTCTTTTAGAAGTTCAATAATAACGTGTCGAATTGTATTTTTCTACCCGCACAACGGGTATTAATATTTTGGAAAATTATGATATTACATTGAATACTGTTTCCTAATTTTAGAATATTAATCACTGTTAACTACAGGATTTTCTTCCTGTCAAATGTTTAGACGAATTTTATCATGTAACAAAATGGATTGTACATTACCCAACTATAGTATAAATTTCAGGGATGAATTTTCATTGATTACAGGTGAAGAATTGGAGCAATTTATGAAGTTAGATTCAGATGCTCATACCCATAATTTTTATATCTTGAGCTTTTTGTATGAGGGTTATGTGAGTCATCTTTCTGACTTTGAAAATAAAGATCTCTCAGGCCCAGCTGTATTAATGTTAGATGTTGATCAGGTACACACGCATCCTGACATGAGCAATTGCAAAATAGTATCAATCGCATTCTCTAGTCATTTTATTGCCGATCAGACTAATCAATTTCTTCAAAAAGTAAGTCTGTTGTTTTCACGGCCGTTCATTCAAATTTCTTATGAAAAACTTCAAGAATTGGATAATATCATCAAAATTATTTCTATAGAAGTTGATAAAGTGGATGCTAATGAGGAATTGATTAAAGCCCTGTTGAATGTTTTGATCGTCCAATGTTACGGACTTTCGGTAAAGTATCCAGTTAAAGATCAGAATGTTCTAGGAATCTATGATAGTTTCAAAGCCCTGCTAAAACAAAATTACCATAAACAACATCAGGTAAAATTCTATGCAGATCAGCTTAATGTTACTACGCGTACATTAAATCAACGTGTCAGAAAATCAACCTTTAAAACACCTAAGCAACTTATTGATGCGCATTTATTACTTGAAGCAAAAAGACTCCTGTACTGGTCAAAAGCTCCGGCAAAGGAAGTAGCATGGAAGTTGGGATTTGAAACGGATAGTTATTTTAACCGCTTTTTTAAGAAATATACCGGTGAAACTCCGAAGGAATTTCACAGAAAACAGTTTCACGGTAAAATAGAATAACTGCTGACAAGTTATATTTGTCAACAGTTACTTCAGTTGTTATTTCGGTATTATTTTTTAGGTAAAAACTCCATAGTATTATAACGATCATAAACCATTCCGAGTGCGATATCGTCAGCAATTTCTTTACCGTTTATCAATTCAATAGCTTGAAGTGCTACATCCATACCAGAAGTGACACCTGCGCCAGTTAAAAACTTGCCATCCACTACAAATCGAGTTTTTTCCTGGACTTTTATTTTAGGATGCGATCTCAGCTCATCAATTGACCAGTGATGCGTAGTTGCAGAGCGCCCATCAAGCAGACCCGTATTTGCCAATATAAGCCCACCAGTACAGACAGACATTGTCATTTGAGTTTTTTCATTCTGTGAGACAATCCAATTCATCATTTTTTTATCTGCGGAAATCGTTTTGACAATTTCAGGAGATGTTCCGGGGATGACCAATATATCTGATTGTGGCGCATCGTATATGCTGTATTTAGAAACTAGATTTACCGTTCCACCGTCCATGATTATATTTTTATTGGCTGTTGCCGATACGGTGTAAATATTATAGTTGCCATTCCAGTTATTTGCCTTTACAAAAACATCAATAGGACCACCCGTATCGACAATCTCTACGCCATCATAAACTAAAACTCCGATATTGATCTTGCGATCAGTAGGGAAATTGAACGTGCTTTTTGCGCTTTCCTGTGCATTACTATTTAAAGAGCAAACTAAAAGAGGAAGAGTCAGTAAAGAAAATTTTATGAATTTCATCTGAAAATAAATTATGTTAAAATTATGTGTTATAGGTGCTATATCTTATGCCGGCTAAGCTATCTTAACACCGATACAAATGTAGTTATGGGTATATTAATAAAAATTACACTTTTGAGCGCTTTAATTACACTTTAAGGTTCCGTTTATTCAAACATTTTATTTTGACAATTCAAATAATCAATAACATACCAAGACATGGTTTTATCTCAATTTTATTTTCAGAATAAGGATATACGCGCTACAGGATAACCGGTTGCTTAACACTCTTTCGTGTTCATCCTGTTCAATATTGGATTAAAGCAGAGGAACGCTCTGTAAGTGTAAATTCCAGGTGAGCTGTATTTAGAATATGTCTTTAAATTAGTTACCCCTGTACTAAATGTTGTAGATTAGGGTCATTCTTGATACGTTCCATTTCGCTTTCAACAATTTTCACAATGTCTAACTTTATCTGACGGTAATTGCTTTCAATTTGCTGTTTCATCTTATCTTCTCCGTGTTCATCAACAAAGGATAAAATCTCTGGTATCTTCTGATAGGCTTTGGTTTCGGACGCTACCTTTTCATTATCTACTACGATTTCTGCGTGAAAGATTTTTTGCTCAATTCGTTCATCGAAGTTATCCGATACGGAACCTACAAACATACCCTGGGTCAATGTAGAAATTTTGGATGCAGGGATAAGGCTGTCCAATTGTGTTGAAATGGAAGTTGATGTGCAAATTCCAGTGATATTGACCACCCAATTCCAATTTAAAGTGAGCAGTTAATTCCAATTCAAAATGACCATGTAATTCCAATGTAAATTGATCACCTAAAATTTTACTAAAAAACTACTTTTTTCTGTTGTTAAGATTTATTCAAATATAGTCAAAAATTATTCGTTGTTTTTGCTTCTTTTTTTACGCATTGATTCACCTTGTAATTCAATTCTATGTGCGTTATGAATAAGTCGATCTAAAATGGCATCTGCTATTGTTTTTTCACCAATGATATCGTACCATCCTTGCACAGGGATTTGTGATGTAACGATTATAGAACCGTTATTATGTCTGTCTTCGATTATTTCTAATAGCGTAATTCTGTTTTGACTATCTAATGCTTGAAGTCCAAAATCATCTAATATAATTACATCTTGTCGTTCTAATTTAGCTAATTCTTTTAAATAAGATCCATCTGCTTTTGCCATTTTTAGTTTAGCAAATAACTTTGAAGTATTAAAGTAACTTACTTTATAGCCTTCAATACAAGCTTGATAACCTAAGGCTGTTCCTAAATAACTTTTACCCACACCTGTACTTCCTGTTATTAATACATTTTGATTTTTGTTTACAAATTCACAATCAGCTAAACGTAAAATTTGAGTTCTGTCAAGACTTCTAGAAGAATCAAAATTTAAACTTTCAATATTAGCTTTGTAATGAAATTTTGCGTTTTTAATACTTCTTTCGATACGTCTATTGTGGCGGTCATCCCATTCGGCATCAACAAGTATGGATACCATCTGATCAATAGTATAACGATCTACATTACCGTTTTCAATAGTTGATTTAAAGGCATTACACATACCTTTTAAATTCATTTGGTTCAGTTTGATAACTGTTGCTTCATTCATATTTATATTGATTTTATGTTATTTATAATAGTTTTTCCCTCGGATATTATTGTGTTTGGGTAGTTCTAGATCAAATTCTGATTCAGAGTCAATGCTGTCTAAATTATTTTCTAAAATGTTATGTATGGCTTTATAATTGTAAATTTTATAGTCTAAAGCACGTTTACAAGCATTAATTAATCTGTATTTACCTACCTTTTTTTCGAAAGATAAAATGCCCATACACGATTTATAAGCTTGTTCGGGATGATTTTTACTGTCAATAATCTTAATAATCAATTCAGCAATAATAGAATCTATACTGCTTGCCCAATCTATAAATTTGGAAGCACTCCAATCTGCCACAAATTGATGAGAACTAGCCATATGTTCTGCATGAGTTGTATAAACATAAGGTTTGTAATGTCTTGGGTGCGTTGCAATACGATTATATTTATAATAAATTTCAACGGTTGTTTTGCTATAAAGTAATTTGACTTTTTTTCGTAAATATTGATAAGGAACACTGTAATAGTTTTTATCTGCACTTAAAAGTACATGTCCGTTTTGCATCACTGTAGCAAAAGACTGATGTTTAATTTCAAAACGATTTTGTGGCAAAGGAGCTAATTCTTTTTGTTCATCTTCGATAAACAACTCTAATCTAGAGTAAGGACGTGAGGTAAGCTTCTTTTTGTTATGAATATCGAGTAATCTCCAAATTTCATCATTAAGCTCTTCTAAACTAAAGAAATCTTGATTCTTTAAGTGTACATAAATTCTTTGATAAAGTATTTTTACGGCTCCCTCAACTAATGATTTATCCTTTGGTTTATATGCTCTAGCTGGCAAAACAGTAGTTTGATAATGCTCAGCAAAATCAACCAACGTTTCATTTATTGTAGGCTCAAAACGATTACTTTTTATAACAGCTGCCTTTAAGTTATCGGGAACAATTGCTGCGGGTGTGCCACCAAAAAAATGAATAGCATTTTCTAAAGAAGTTACAAAATCTTCTTTTTGTTGGCTAAAAGTGGCTTCAGCATAGGTATATTGACTAGCGCCTAATATCGCTACAAAAAATTGGATTTCTTTTAGCTCACCAGTATCTTTATCAATGATTGAAAGTGTTTTTCCTGCATAATCAACATACATTTTATCACCTGATTTGTGATTCATATGCATAACAGGGTTCACCCGATTACTCCATTTATTAAAATGATGTCTAAATTGAGAACTTTTTAATCCATCAGGATTTTCTGAATAATAATTCTCCCATAAATGCTGAACAGTTACGCCAACCTTTTTAAGATCTCGTTCCATTTTTGGAAAATAACTATACAGTTTTTCTAACCTAGGATTGGGTGTAATTAGTATATTTTGAGAAAATAGGATTTCTAATTCTGAATCTGTTTTGCGTTCAATGTCTTCTGCATTCATTGCTAAACTATCGAACAAACTAATATATTTTTTTACCGTATTTCTGGAAAGCGACAGATAATTGCTTATAAAGAGCTTGCTCTTACCACTTAAATGGAATTTAATTGCTTTTCTAATTTTACTCATGTCTGTTATTTTGTTTGCCATAAATCCGTTTTTTTTAAACGAATTTAGGTGCTAACAACATGAAAAAAAGAGTCTTTTTTTAGGTGGTCAATTTGAACTGGAATTGGGTGGTCAGTTTCATCCGAAACTAGTGGTCAATTTACACTGGAATTAGGTGGTCAATTTGACCGTTTTTTCCACATCAATAGTAATACGTGCCATAATCGGGGCATTACCGTTCTTTTTCGGCTCGTTCTTTTTCAAGTAGAAAAGTAGCTTGAACGTGGATTTTTTTGTCTGCTGCATAACTCAAATGTTTAATGTTTAATGTTTAAAATTAAATTACATTGAGTTACAAGGGAATATGAAAAACAACGCAAAACACTGAAATATAACCTGTTACACCTTTAATTACCTTTGCTAATCGGTAACGAATTAGTAACCTATCTTTGTATTTTTAAGACCAAAACCTATCAGACACCGGGTTCCAAACCAAGACTACTGTTTTATAAAGCATTGTATATAAACGGTTTTAACCGTTTTGCTTATTTTTGCTTTCTACTAATCTTTTTTATTTAAAAATAGTTTTACGATAGTTTATTCCCCAATTTGCAATTTCATCAATAATAGGTTCTAAAGTTTTTCCGTAAGTTGTTATTTGATATTCTACAGTAATTGGTTTGGTATTTAAAACTGTTCGAGTTATTAAATGATTCATCTCTAAATCTTGTAATTCTTTTGACAGCATTTTCGAACCAATTCCGTCAACTTCTCTTAACAACGCCATAAACCCAAGCTTTTCATTTAAAAGCAACGTCCCAATGATATGAAATTTCCATTTCCCTGATAATATTTCCATGGTATCTTTTATTGCAGTAATTTTAACTTTACAACGTTCGCTTTTATTTTCAGTCTGATTCGTTTCTTCCATAATAATAAAAAATTCATTTTTAAATCTGAATCAAAATTACGCAAGAAAATAGTCTTATCAAAAAAAGTATAGTTTCCAAAAGGAAACCAATAGAATTTTTAAACTAAGTTTTTATTAATTTTGGGAACTAACAATTTAAGATTATTAATTCTTACTAAATAAATTTAAAAATGAAAAAAGTTTCAATTCTAGCATTTGCAGTAGGTGCATTATTGGTTTCTTGCCAAAAATCAGCAGGTGATAAAACAACAACAACTTCAGAACAAGAAGTTGCAGTACAAACAGGAGCAACATATACAGTTGAAAAAGCATCAAGTACTTTAACTTGGAAAGGTTATCACAAAGGTGGATTTGACCCAAGATTTGGTACTTTACAAACAGAAGGAACATTATCTGTAGCTAACGACGAAATCACTGGAGGTTCTTTTGTTATTGATATTAATTCATTAGCAACAGATGAAAAATCTGTAGATCCAGCAAAATCAGGTGGAAAAACTGCGGCTGATTTAGATGGGCATTTGAAAAATGCTGATTTCTTTGAATCAGAAAAATATCCAACAGCTAAATTCGAAATCACTGCTGTTTCAGCTTTTGATTCAACAAAAGACAAAAGTGTTATTGAAGGAGCAACTAATATTGTTAGTGGTAACTTGACAATCAAAGATAAAACGGTTAATGTTACATTTCCAGCAAAAGTTACAATTGCAGGCGAAACCGTTAATTTACAATCGCAGTTTACTATCAACAGACAAGATTGGGGATTAACTTATGGAACTGAAGGTGACCCTAAAGATTGGATGATTTCACAAGAAGTTGATATCACTCTTGATATCAATGCTAAAAAATAACACACAAAAAAAACACATAAGCAATTTCGTTTATGTGTTTTTTGTTTTATTTCTTTGCATTCAACAAATGTTTATATTCATAGCCATTTTCTTTTAAAATATGCGCAAAAGTTGGAACGTGCCCTTCTCCAACTACAAAAA comes from Flavobacterium sp. I3-2 and encodes:
- a CDS encoding AraC family transcriptional regulator, giving the protein MEILKSFGSKKIGYLDFDTTSPADGFSLPCRKSNDCYIVLYAQAGSSVITDFVEYKTEQDTLFFFSVGQHFQVEDNSKGALIYFNPEFYCIAFHDKELTCDGILFNNVFETPYITLTDNENRSFSRIADEIKEELNKDDYWTEEMTRTKLKELIITASRAWLARSPEQKGLGTIEDAVTRKFSHLVEENYYRYHGVAQYAELLYISPKTLYRKIVDEKGTSPNTIIKNRIILQAKKLLVNTDLTIKEIAAQLGYEDQSYFVRFFRIQTGKSPIEFRKTANEN
- a CDS encoding nuclear transport factor 2 family protein, with translation MTAIEVVTAYSVALSQGDIPTAFSHFSPDAKWHQPGNHQFAGTKEGLEAIGKMLGDMMGATQGSLVINPTGALMTNGNLVSFPTRFSGKIGERTVDMNGVDLFEVVDEKIVQVWLFSEDQSAEDEFWGK
- a CDS encoding nuclear transport factor 2 family protein encodes the protein MKAKEVVASYFEALGKGELEKALSSFTPDTKWCQPGDNQFAGLKNNLNEIIEMFQGIMRHTSGNMQVRPNGAMLESGNLIAVPVWFTAKTETKIMDLGGLDLFEVKDGKIIHVWTFSDDQSVDDEFFGK
- a CDS encoding SDR family oxidoreductase; translation: MRILVFGATGSQQFNVIGEAKKKGAEVIAATSSENSFEKLTQAGATPVLANLADADKINEITKGVDAIAFMIPVSLPNPSDGFQYSKNVIDAAKANGVKKIVWNTSGWLETQKIGSPVDDVKLDVLDYLKNSGVDYVIIEPTIYMENMMGPFCAPFITNEKKLAYPTPEAMPIGWIASRDVSAFVVEAIYNENLKADSFKISGLENLKGNDLATAFSKGTGEEIVYYPQKPKEFGDILKPMVGEAGANSVAAYYEMLQNASEYPSKFNPQMNEILETLPVKMTSLAEWAKENKNYFIK
- a CDS encoding MBL fold metallo-hydrolase, which codes for MKIQQIRNATLIVEYAGKKILIDPMLSSKGTLPAFIPAKNWTFKKNPLNDLPFAKEEIIKDVDFVFVSHLHPDHWDKEAVRILPKGIKIFVQDHSDKLKIEKSGFSNVEVLGENSSFGDIRLSRTKAQHGKGYILKIAGCVCGLVLKHPTEKTLYIAADTVWYEGVQEALDKHQPEIIVLNGGDNQFAFGGQVIMNKNDINEVHKAIPNATIVVSHMEGVNHNTLTRKELKDFLSGKGITDKVNVPEDGQSYTF
- a CDS encoding winged helix-turn-helix transcriptional regulator, yielding MEKNLKINPACDERCPVRASLTLLSGKWTLMILFQINENTVRYGELKRAVVGISEKMLIQELNMLVEHKLVTKKVYPQIPPKVEYQLTELGLKTLPIVDKLAEFGLENLV
- a CDS encoding helix-turn-helix domain-containing protein; the protein is MDCTLPNYSINFRDEFSLITGEELEQFMKLDSDAHTHNFYILSFLYEGYVSHLSDFENKDLSGPAVLMLDVDQVHTHPDMSNCKIVSIAFSSHFIADQTNQFLQKVSLLFSRPFIQISYEKLQELDNIIKIISIEVDKVDANEELIKALLNVLIVQCYGLSVKYPVKDQNVLGIYDSFKALLKQNYHKQHQVKFYADQLNVTTRTLNQRVRKSTFKTPKQLIDAHLLLEAKRLLYWSKAPAKEVAWKLGFETDSYFNRFFKKYTGETPKEFHRKQFHGKIE
- a CDS encoding DJ-1/PfpI family protein, with the protein product MKFIKFSLLTLPLLVCSLNSNAQESAKSTFNFPTDRKINIGVLVYDGVEIVDTGGPIDVFVKANNWNGNYNIYTVSATANKNIIMDGGTVNLVSKYSIYDAPQSDILVIPGTSPEIVKTISADKKMMNWIVSQNEKTQMTMSVCTGGLILANTGLLDGRSATTHHWSIDELRSHPKIKVQEKTRFVVDGKFLTGAGVTSGMDVALQAIELINGKEIADDIALGMVYDRYNTMEFLPKK
- the istB gene encoding IS21-like element helper ATPase IstB, which encodes MNEATVIKLNQMNLKGMCNAFKSTIENGNVDRYTIDQMVSILVDAEWDDRHNRRIERSIKNAKFHYKANIESLNFDSSRSLDRTQILRLADCEFVNKNQNVLITGSTGVGKSYLGTALGYQACIEGYKVSYFNTSKLFAKLKMAKADGSYLKELAKLERQDVIILDDFGLQALDSQNRITLLEIIEDRHNNGSIIVTSQIPVQGWYDIIGEKTIADAILDRLIHNAHRIELQGESMRKKRSKNNE
- the istA gene encoding IS21 family transposase; translation: MANKITDMSKIRKAIKFHLSGKSKLFISNYLSLSRNTVKKYISLFDSLAMNAEDIERKTDSELEILFSQNILITPNPRLEKLYSYFPKMERDLKKVGVTVQHLWENYYSENPDGLKSSQFRHHFNKWSNRVNPVMHMNHKSGDKMYVDYAGKTLSIIDKDTGELKEIQFFVAILGASQYTYAEATFSQQKEDFVTSLENAIHFFGGTPAAIVPDNLKAAVIKSNRFEPTINETLVDFAEHYQTTVLPARAYKPKDKSLVEGAVKILYQRIYVHLKNQDFFSLEELNDEIWRLLDIHNKKKLTSRPYSRLELFIEDEQKELAPLPQNRFEIKHQSFATVMQNGHVLLSADKNYYSVPYQYLRKKVKLLYSKTTVEIYYKYNRIATHPRHYKPYVYTTHAEHMASSHQFVADWSASKFIDWASSIDSIIAELIIKIIDSKNHPEQAYKSCMGILSFEKKVGKYRLINACKRALDYKIYNYKAIHNILENNLDSIDSESEFDLELPKHNNIRGKNYYK
- a CDS encoding winged helix-turn-helix transcriptional regulator, whose amino-acid sequence is MEETNQTENKSERCKVKITAIKDTMEILSGKWKFHIIGTLLLNEKLGFMALLREVDGIGSKMLSKELQDLEMNHLITRTVLNTKPITVEYQITTYGKTLEPIIDEIANWGINYRKTIFK
- a CDS encoding YceI family protein; this translates as MKKVSILAFAVGALLVSCQKSAGDKTTTTSEQEVAVQTGATYTVEKASSTLTWKGYHKGGFDPRFGTLQTEGTLSVANDEITGGSFVIDINSLATDEKSVDPAKSGGKTAADLDGHLKNADFFESEKYPTAKFEITAVSAFDSTKDKSVIEGATNIVSGNLTIKDKTVNVTFPAKVTIAGETVNLQSQFTINRQDWGLTYGTEGDPKDWMISQEVDITLDINAKK